A genomic window from Halomonas sp. LR3S48 includes:
- a CDS encoding flagellar hook-length control protein FliK, with the protein MSGITPLLDTLLHQVLGKRVDTAPARDLTEPVRPVDPGEGPRALHSDSRLEGRRPGMAPLQGTGMPAQRGDALAPRSDPAQPPASSQTHFSPSARTIADLLVRFPAPPSVLSTSSPLMAAGEAPNATTLADRLQTGVRDSGLFYESHLSRWYRGEMSRQQLEGEPQMLRTLRFTPAPATPGNAPAPAPNVATAPATGAQPLPQTGQAPPAPPVPGQALPGQAASAANTYIATEALYSAAARGERAGSEMPASATGQLRDTVAAGALRGEGPELTGREATEQLARARFVGGEPVHDNLQGLVRHQLEMLVTPVLRWEGDVWSGIFMALMIQLPAGARHEQEGAAQEEQDSQQEAWHSELQLTVPSLGEIRVAMWLQDKHVRLQLLARDDATLQTLERGVPQLEQRLRDAGLSTVLIDARPWDTDSERGGGDDGIEA; encoded by the coding sequence CCGCGGGCGCTGCACAGCGACTCGCGCCTGGAGGGGCGCCGTCCGGGCATGGCGCCGTTGCAGGGTACCGGTATGCCAGCCCAGCGTGGCGATGCCTTGGCGCCGCGCAGTGATCCTGCCCAACCTCCCGCTTCCTCCCAGACCCATTTCAGCCCCTCGGCACGTACCATCGCCGACCTGCTGGTACGTTTTCCTGCCCCGCCATCGGTGCTGAGCACGAGTTCACCGCTGATGGCAGCGGGTGAGGCACCGAATGCCACGACCCTGGCCGACCGATTGCAAACCGGTGTGCGCGACAGCGGATTGTTCTACGAATCGCATCTCTCGCGCTGGTATCGCGGCGAGATGAGCCGCCAGCAGTTGGAAGGCGAGCCGCAAATGTTGCGTACGCTGCGCTTCACGCCGGCTCCGGCAACGCCGGGAAATGCTCCTGCGCCGGCACCGAACGTTGCTACTGCACCAGCGACAGGTGCGCAGCCATTGCCGCAAACCGGGCAGGCCCCGCCGGCTCCGCCCGTGCCCGGACAGGCGTTGCCGGGGCAGGCGGCTTCGGCCGCCAATACCTATATCGCCACCGAAGCGTTGTATTCCGCGGCTGCTCGTGGCGAGAGGGCTGGAAGCGAGATGCCGGCCTCGGCAACGGGCCAGTTGCGCGATACGGTCGCGGCGGGTGCGCTGCGTGGCGAAGGACCAGAACTGACCGGGCGAGAGGCCACCGAGCAGCTTGCACGAGCGCGCTTCGTTGGGGGAGAGCCGGTGCACGATAACCTCCAGGGGCTGGTGCGGCATCAGCTCGAGATGCTGGTGACGCCGGTTTTGCGCTGGGAGGGGGATGTCTGGTCCGGCATCTTCATGGCGCTGATGATCCAGCTTCCGGCCGGCGCTAGGCATGAACAGGAGGGCGCGGCACAGGAGGAACAGGATTCGCAGCAAGAGGCCTGGCACTCCGAACTCCAGCTCACCGTGCCAAGCTTGGGCGAGATTCGCGTGGCGATGTGGCTGCAGGATAAGCACGTGCGCCTGCAGCTGCTGGCCAGGGATGACGCTACCCTGCAGACCCTTGAGAGGGGAGTGCCGCAGTTGGAGCAGCGACTGCGGGATGCTGGGCTGTCGACGGTACTGATCGATGCGCGCCCTTGGGACACGGATAGTGAGAGAGGGGGGGGGGATGACGGAATCGAAGCCTGA